The Candidatus Atribacteria bacterium ADurb.Bin276 genome contains the following window.
ACCAGGGGAGAGGAAAGAAAAGATAAAAGATGAGATCCTCACGCCCTCATAAAGCGAGGTCTCAGGATGACCGATTAAAGAATTCATTTGATGGTATTTTCAGGATAGAAAGTCAGGATTGAGGCATATTGAAACCCAAGATCAATTCTGATTTTAAGAGATAAAAGTTTACCTCGGTTTATTTGATAAAATTAAATAAAAGATTTATAATATTGTCCGAATGTTTCAGAATACCATACGAAGGAGGGTAACACGTGGCCCAAACTGAAGTACCAGAAAAAGCAAATGTTTTAGAAATATCTCCGGAGCAGCTGAGTGAACTGGAGCTAATCTTAGGTGATTATCAGGGAAAATCTGGTATGCTTATCCAGGCTCTTCATGCTGCCCAAAATCTTATTGGATATCTTCCTCCCCCAGTTTTAAGAATAGTAGCAAAAAAACTTGACTTACCACTGAGCGAAGTCTATGGAGTAGTTACTTTCTATCATTTTTTCTCCATGAAACCTCGGGGAAAGCACGTTATCCAGGTTTGTCTTGGAACTGCTTGCTACGTTCGAGGAGGGCAGGAAATTCTTACTCAACTTCAAAAGGAACTTTCTTTAGATATTGGAGAAATCACTGAAGATGGACTTTATTCCTTAGAAGTAATGAGATGTGCAGGAGCTTGTGGTTTGGCTCCGGTAGTTCGTATCGACAACGATGTTCATAAACGTGTCAATCCCTCTCAAATTACCAACATCCTTAAAAACTACCAATAATGAAAGAGTTAGCCTTGCATATCCTTGATATTATGGAAAATTCCATACGAGCCAATGCAAGCAAAATAAGCGTTTCTCTCGTTGAGGATAACCGCTTAAATCAGTTTATTCTCACTATTCAAGATAACGGGAAGGGAATGGATAAAGAGGTCCTCGCTCGAGTAAGAGATCCTTTCTTTACCGGTCAAAACAAAAAAGTGGGCATGGGTATTCCTCTTTTAGAACAACTGGCTTCGATGTGTGGTGGAAAACTTGATATTGTTTCCCGGCCTGGAAAAGGGACAACAATACAAGCTACCTTTCAAAGGAATCACATTGATCTTCCGCCTCTCGGCAATCTCCCTGAAACGCTTATGGTACTCTTTGCCTCTCATCCAGAAGTTGAAATCGAATATGAACATGTCAGGGATAATTGCCGCTGGTCTTTTAATACCAAAAGAATGTCTCAAGAGTTAGGTCTTCAGGGACCACAAGATATTTTTCCAGTTCTTCAAGGAATCAAAGAGTGGATACAATATCATGAAAACCAAATTCAGGAAGGAGTGTAGGGGGATGAAAATTACCAGTATTGAAGATTTAAAAAGGATTAAGGAAGAAGCTCAAAAAAATACTTTACTTCGGGAAGGCTCTGCTGATATAAAGATCGTGGTTTGCATGGGGACTTGTGGGATTGCTGCTGGTGCTCGTCAAGTGATGTCTTCACTTTTAGATGAAATTTCCAAAAGAAATTTAAAAAATGTCATTGTAACCCAAGCCGGGTGTATTGGTCTCTGTGACCGGGAACCCTTAATTAGCATAGAAAAAAGTGGAGAGAAAGTATTTTATGGGGATTTATCACCAGACAAAGCACGACAAATCATTTCTTCCCATGTGGTAAACGGTCAGATCGTTGGAGAATGGGTCGTACATACTGAACGATAGAACTCAATAGGAGGACAAACATTATGGCTGAGATGGAAAGAAGCCAGATATTGCTATGTGCTGGAGCGGCATGTGTTTCTTCAGGCGCATTGCTGGTCAAAGACGCACTTATCCGTGAAATCCAGAAAAATGGATTAGAAAATGAAGTTCGATTGGTGGAAACCGGGTGTGTTGGGCCCTGCAATATGGGTCCTTTGGCGATCATCTATCCAGAAGGAGTTTTTTATCAGAAGTTAGTTCCCGAAGATGCTCAGGAAATTGTTGAAGAACATCTTTTAAAAGGAAGAGTAGTCAACCGGCTTCTTTTCCAAGGGTCAGAAGATGAGCGAAAGAAGTTTATTGAAGAAATTGATTTTTTTAAAAAGCAAGTTAAGATTGCCTTGCGAAATTGTGGTTTTATCAATCCTCTAAATATCCAAGAATACATTGCTCGAGATGGTTATCTTGCTTTAGGGAAAGTTTTATCGTTCATGACGCCCGAGGAAGTTATCGAGATGATTAAAAAATCCGGACTTCGTGGGCGAGGAGGAGCTGGTTTCCCAACTGGATTGAAGTGGGAATTTACCAGAAAAAGCCAGGCTACCCCAAAATATGTTATTTGTAATGCTGATGAAGGCGATCCCGGAGCGTTTATGGATCGGAGTATTTTAGAAGGCGATCCTCATTCAGTTCTTGAAGCCATGGCAATTGCTGGATATTCAATTGGTGCGAATCAAGGCTACGTTTATGTACGTGCTGAATACCCGCTGGCAATTGAACGTCTTTCCATTGCAATTGACCAAGCTCGGGAGTTAGGGCTCCTAGGAAAAAACATTATGAATAGTGGGTTCGACTTCGATGTTGAGATTCGCATTGGAGCTGGAGCCTTTGTTTGTGGAGAAGAAACCGCATTAATAGCGTCGGTTGAAGGCCGACGTGGGATGCCCAGACCCAAACCGCCCTTCCCGGCTCAAAGTGGTTTATGGAATAAACCGACGGTCATCAACAATGTTGAAACTTGGGCAAACATTCCATCGATTATAAATAATGGTCCGGAATGGTTTGCTTCCATCGGAACCGGAAATAGTAAAGGAACCAAAGTATTTGCTCTTGCCGGTGATATAAACAATACAGGATTAGTAGAGATCCCAATGGGAATGACTCTTGGTGAAATTGTTTATGATCTGGGAGGAGGAATACGCGACGGAAAAAAATTCAAAGCTGCCCAAATTGGTGGACCATCAGGTGGGTGTATTCCCAAAGAATTCCTGAATGTAAAAATTGATTATGACTCATTGAAAGAATTAGGAGCTATTATGGGTTCTGGTGGCTTGATTGTCATGGATGAAGACACCTGCATGGTGGACTTGGCTCGGTATTTTTTAGAGTTTGTCCAAGATGAATCTTGTGGTAAGTGTACTCCCTGTCGAATTGGGACCAAGCGGATGTTAGAAATTTTACAACGAATCACCGAAGGTCACGGTCGCGAGGGGGACATTGAACTGTTAGAAGAATTGGCAGTTCAAATTAAAAACACCGCACTCTGCGGCTTAGGGCAAACAGCTCCCAATCCGGTTTTAAGCACTCTGAAGTATTTCCGCGAAGAATATGAAATGCATATTCGTGAAAAACGTTGTACTGCCGTCGTTTGTCGTTCTCTATTCCAATCTCCCTGTCAACATACCTGTCCTTTGGAAATTGATATACCCGGATATATTTCATTAATTAAAGAGGGTGAATATGTTGAAGCCCTCCGGGTTATTCGTGAATCCAATCCTTTGCCTTCAGTTTGTGGAAGGGTTTGCCATCGACCTTGTGAAGCGAAATGTCGACGGGGTCAACTTGATGAACCGGCAGCGATTGATGATTTAAAACGATTTGTCGCCGATTATGCCATGAAGAATCATATCATGTTACCGGTCATAATGGACCGTAAACGAGATGAAACCGTTGCAATTGTTGGCTCAGGACCAGCTGGTTTAGCCTGTGCCTATTATTTGGCGAGGAAGGGATATACGGTTACTATCTATGAATCCTTACCGGTGGCGGGAGGAATGTTAGCTGCCGGTATTCCAGCCTATCGTCTGCCCCGAGAACCGCTCAACTGGGATATCGATCAAATTCGAGCCATGGGTGTTAAAATCCATTTAAATACAGCCATTGGCAAAGACATTTCATTGAAAGAATTACAGGAAAAGTTTGATGCTGTCTTTTTGGGAATTGGAGCATGGAAAAGCGCCCCTTTGGGAATCCCTGGAGAGCAGTTTGATGGAGTCGTCCCCGCCCTCGACCTCTTAAAAACCATCAATTTAGGAGGAACGATTGAAGTTCCTAAAAATGTGGTGGTCTTGGGTGGTGGAAATGCTGCCATGGATGCCGCTCGAACTCTTTTGAGACTGGGTTCTGAGCGAGTAAATATTGTTTATCGAAGAACTCATTCGGAGATGCCGGCTATCCCAGAAGAAATCGAAGATGCCGAGAAAGAAGGAATTATTTTCCATTACCTTATGGCTCCATTAGAAATAGTTGGAGATGAAAATGGAAAGGTCAAGGCGATTAAGTTACAGCGTATGCGTTTGGGTGAATTTGATCGAAGCGGCCGAAAAAGACCGACACCGATCGAAGGTGCCGAAATGATAATCGAATGTGATATGGTTATTCCAGCCGTGGGTCAAATGCCCGAAGTTGATAAGCTTGGTGATGGTTTACAATCCGACCGATGGGGAAATGTTACCGTCGATCATTATTCTCTTTCAACATCTCGTCCTGGTGTTTTTGCTGGAGGCGATATGATCGGAGCCGAAGCAACTGTTGTCAATGCTATGGCTTATGGAAAAAAAGCTGCTTATAGTATCCATCAATATCTCCGAGAGTTAAAAGGCGACGAAGAAGAAGAATATATTGCCGAACCGGAAAGAATGCGGGTTTTAGAAGAACCACCGGTTCTTCAAGAAATAAAGAGGGTTTATATATCTGAATTACCTGTGAAGGAACGAATCTGTAACTTTGCTGAAGTGAAGCTATGTATGAGTGAAGCTGATGCCAAACGAGAAGCAGAAAGATGCTTACGGTGTGACTTAGAAAAGAAGATGAAAAAGCTTCATCAACTAGTTGCTGTGGAGGAGGAAGAACAATGATCGAACCAGTAGGTGCTGAGTTGGTCTATTCCAAGGTTGATGAAATCATCGATCGATATAAAGAGGAAAAGACCCCATTGATGGCTATACTTGAGGATATTTCTCAGGTTTATGGTTATCTCCCTAAGGATATTCTTGAACGAGTATCCCATAAGACAGGTATCCCTTCTAGTAAAATTTACGGAGTGGCTACTTTTTATTCTTTTTTTGAAACCAAACCAGTAGGGAAGTATGTCATTCGAATCTGCAAAAATGCCCCCTGCCATGTTTTGGGCG
Protein-coding sequences here:
- the hndA_3 gene encoding NADP-reducing hydrogenase subunit HndA, with the translated sequence MIEPVGAELVYSKVDEIIDRYKEEKTPLMAILEDISQVYGYLPKDILERVSHKTGIPSSKIYGVATFYSFFETKPVGKYVIRICKNAPCHVLGATDVLETITRELGVKEGETTKDGLFTLEVTSCLGVCGVAPAMMINDVTYGNLNTERIREIFALYR
- the hndB gene encoding NADP-reducing hydrogenase subunit HndB, translating into MKITSIEDLKRIKEEAQKNTLLREGSADIKIVVCMGTCGIAAGARQVMSSLLDEISKRNLKNVIVTQAGCIGLCDREPLISIEKSGEKVFYGDLSPDKARQIISSHVVNGQIVGEWVVHTER
- the pleC gene encoding Non-motile and phage-resistance protein, which produces MKELALHILDIMENSIRANASKISVSLVEDNRLNQFILTIQDNGKGMDKEVLARVRDPFFTGQNKKVGMGIPLLEQLASMCGGKLDIVSRPGKGTTIQATFQRNHIDLPPLGNLPETLMVLFASHPEVEIEYEHVRDNCRWSFNTKRMSQELGLQGPQDIFPVLQGIKEWIQYHENQIQEGV
- the hndA_2 gene encoding NADP-reducing hydrogenase subunit HndA, coding for MAQTEVPEKANVLEISPEQLSELELILGDYQGKSGMLIQALHAAQNLIGYLPPPVLRIVAKKLDLPLSEVYGVVTFYHFFSMKPRGKHVIQVCLGTACYVRGGQEILTQLQKELSLDIGEITEDGLYSLEVMRCAGACGLAPVVRIDNDVHKRVNPSQITNILKNYQ
- the hndC_2 gene encoding NADP-reducing hydrogenase subunit HndC, translating into MAEMERSQILLCAGAACVSSGALLVKDALIREIQKNGLENEVRLVETGCVGPCNMGPLAIIYPEGVFYQKLVPEDAQEIVEEHLLKGRVVNRLLFQGSEDERKKFIEEIDFFKKQVKIALRNCGFINPLNIQEYIARDGYLALGKVLSFMTPEEVIEMIKKSGLRGRGGAGFPTGLKWEFTRKSQATPKYVICNADEGDPGAFMDRSILEGDPHSVLEAMAIAGYSIGANQGYVYVRAEYPLAIERLSIAIDQARELGLLGKNIMNSGFDFDVEIRIGAGAFVCGEETALIASVEGRRGMPRPKPPFPAQSGLWNKPTVINNVETWANIPSIINNGPEWFASIGTGNSKGTKVFALAGDINNTGLVEIPMGMTLGEIVYDLGGGIRDGKKFKAAQIGGPSGGCIPKEFLNVKIDYDSLKELGAIMGSGGLIVMDEDTCMVDLARYFLEFVQDESCGKCTPCRIGTKRMLEILQRITEGHGREGDIELLEELAVQIKNTALCGLGQTAPNPVLSTLKYFREEYEMHIREKRCTAVVCRSLFQSPCQHTCPLEIDIPGYISLIKEGEYVEALRVIRESNPLPSVCGRVCHRPCEAKCRRGQLDEPAAIDDLKRFVADYAMKNHIMLPVIMDRKRDETVAIVGSGPAGLACAYYLARKGYTVTIYESLPVAGGMLAAGIPAYRLPREPLNWDIDQIRAMGVKIHLNTAIGKDISLKELQEKFDAVFLGIGAWKSAPLGIPGEQFDGVVPALDLLKTINLGGTIEVPKNVVVLGGGNAAMDAARTLLRLGSERVNIVYRRTHSEMPAIPEEIEDAEKEGIIFHYLMAPLEIVGDENGKVKAIKLQRMRLGEFDRSGRKRPTPIEGAEMIIECDMVIPAVGQMPEVDKLGDGLQSDRWGNVTVDHYSLSTSRPGVFAGGDMIGAEATVVNAMAYGKKAAYSIHQYLRELKGDEEEEYIAEPERMRVLEEPPVLQEIKRVYISELPVKERICNFAEVKLCMSEADAKREAERCLRCDLEKKMKKLHQLVAVEEEEQ